A single genomic interval of Falco cherrug isolate bFalChe1 chromosome 8, bFalChe1.pri, whole genome shotgun sequence harbors:
- the PHOSPHO2 gene encoding pyridoxal phosphate phosphatase PHOSPHO2 isoform X2: MGRVFVYLGDNGVKEDEMKRTMTTIPFTAGMIDLLGFIGKNKELFDCIIVSDSNTVFIDWILKAAGYHKVFDEVFTNPAAFSSTGYLTVQNFHAHHCVRCPENLCKRKVLKEFLDKQLERGVSYTQVVYIGDGGNDLCPVMFLKKDDIAMPRQGYTLEKKVSQLAKDLSPVECSVLVWSSATDIMSYLKLILKE, from the coding sequence ATGGGCAGAGTCTTTGTCTACTTGGGAGACAATGGCGTCAAAGAAGACGAGATGAAAAGAACCATGACAACAATTCCTTTCACTGCGGGAATGATAGatcttctgggttttattgGCAAGAACAAAGAGTTGTTTGACTGCATAATTGTTTCAGATTCCAATACAGTATTTATTGACTGGATTTTGAAAGCTGCTGGCTACCATAAGGTGTTTGATGAAGTGTTTACAAACCCTGCAGCATTCAGCAGTACAGGCTATCTTACTGTACAGAACTTCCATGCTCACCATTGTGTGAGGTGCCCTGAAAACCTTTGCaaaaggaaagttttaaaagaatttcTAGATAAACAGTTGGAGCGAGGAGTAAGTTATACACAAGTTGTGTATATAGGTGATGGTGGGAATGACTTATGTCCGGTAATGTTTTTGAAGAAGGATGATATTGCTATGCCCAGACAGGGATATACCTTGGAGAAAAAGGTTTCTCAACTGGCCAAAGATCTCAGTCCTGTAGAGTGTTCTGTTCTGGTTTGGTCATCAGCTACTGATATTATGTCTTAtctgaaactgattttaaaggaataa
- the CFAP210 gene encoding LOW QUALITY PROTEIN: cilia- and flagella- associated protein 210 (The sequence of the model RefSeq protein was modified relative to this genomic sequence to represent the inferred CDS: deleted 1 base in 1 codon), protein MHLRSKAAVKDWPKTTVDLAQQKLKAQKLREEREKEERKLLDLEEEQFQAAKRKEAIDRAKKYLYYQNERVKQLHSALLLTEVLRERDAQVEFKKLKSGVHKKKGQEMEHERKEAIIREQEAHQRYLKEQALRRDQLEQIKQHKHQAALAKLEAKREGEQIQRLNQLYQLEIQRRKEKEQEEKAERQRQHHEHVSDQKIIKAIEEQKQMEEDDRIRAHFKAKETIAKLIKEKEAEMRRLTQERHDKIISQLSVQMNEALKREDDHLARDIAKKEAEHEKKCKEKEAKEKAAIESIAEHRATVMKMKVEKEREEKAEGKKELHALMEKNRIYLEMEEAKKQKQRDASIEVQKIQMQQMAEKQAKKQQEKQADLDYDTLREVIALCKEHEFQSYAKQLIESESKATHHIYPLLKASKDGRDLDTGHFPEEEKE, encoded by the exons ATGCACTTACGCTCCAAAGCTGCTGTAAAAGACTGGCCCAAAACCACTGTG GACCTGGCACAACAGAAACTTAAAGCCCAAAAGTTACgtgaagaaagggaaaaggaagaaagaaagttACTTGATTTGGAAGAAGAACAGTTCCAAGCAGCAAAACGGAAGGAGGCTATTGATCGTGCAAAAAAATACCTATACTATCAGAACGAAAGAGTGAAACAGTTACAT AGTGCACTTCTACTTACTGAGGTCCTAAGAGAAAGAGATGCTCAAGTtgaatttaaaaagttaaagtCAGGTGTTCACAAAAAAAAGGGTCAAGAAATGGAACATGAACGTAAAGAAGCTATTATCAGAGAACAGGAGGCACATCAGCGTTATCTGAAAGAACAGGCATTACGCAGAGATCAGCTGGAACA AATAAAGCAGCACAAGCATCAGGCAGCTCTGGCCAAGCTAGAAGCTAAAAGAGAAGGGGAACAAATACAGAGATTGAACCAACTGTACCAACTGGaaattcagagaagaaaagaaaaggaacaggaggaaaaagctgAACGCCAGAGGCAGCATCAC GAGCATGTAAGTGACcagaaaataatcaaagcaaTAGAGGaacaaaaacaaatggaagaagATGATCGGATCAGAGctcattttaaagcaaaggaaacTATTGCCAAGctcataaaagagaaagaagctgaaatgcGTAG ACTAACACAGGAACGTCACGACAAGATCATTAGCCAATTATCTGTACAGATGAATGAGGCACTGAAGAGGGAAGATGATCATCTTGCTAGAGACAttgcaaagaaagaagctgaacatgaaaaaaaatgcaaagagaaagaagcaaaagaaaaggcagccatTGAATCTATTGCAGAACACAGGGCCACTGTG ATGAAGATGAAAgtagaaaaggagagagaagaaaaagcagagggtAAAAAAGAGCTTCATGCATTAATGGAAAAGAACCGCATCTACCTGGAAATGGAAGAAgccaagaaacaaaaacaacGTGATGCGAGCATTGAAGTACAGAAAATTCAGATGCAACAAATG GCtgaaaagcaggcaaaaaaacagcaggaaaagcaagcagacTTGGACTATGATACTCTGAGAGAGGTTATTGCACTTTGTAAGGAGCATGAATTTCAGAGCTATGCAAAACAACTAATTGAATCGGAGTCCAAGGCTACACATCACATTTATCCTCTTCTCAAAGCATCCAAAGATGGAAGA GACTTGGACACTGGCCATTTTccagaagaagagaaggaataa
- the PHOSPHO2 gene encoding pyridoxal phosphate phosphatase PHOSPHO2 isoform X1, translating into MKFLLVFDFDHTIVDENSDTWIVKCAPEKKLPNGLRNSYRPGHWIEYMGRVFVYLGDNGVKEDEMKRTMTTIPFTAGMIDLLGFIGKNKELFDCIIVSDSNTVFIDWILKAAGYHKVFDEVFTNPAAFSSTGYLTVQNFHAHHCVRCPENLCKRKVLKEFLDKQLERGVSYTQVVYIGDGGNDLCPVMFLKKDDIAMPRQGYTLEKKVSQLAKDLSPVECSVLVWSSATDIMSYLKLILKE; encoded by the coding sequence ATGaaatttctgttggtttttgaTTTTGACCATACAATCGTAGATGAAAATAGCGATACCTGGATTGTGAAATGTGCTCCTGAGAAAAAACTTCCTAATGGATTAAGAAACTCCTACCGACCAGGACATTGGATAGAATATATGGGCAGAGTCTTTGTCTACTTGGGAGACAATGGCGTCAAAGAAGACGAGATGAAAAGAACCATGACAACAATTCCTTTCACTGCGGGAATGATAGatcttctgggttttattgGCAAGAACAAAGAGTTGTTTGACTGCATAATTGTTTCAGATTCCAATACAGTATTTATTGACTGGATTTTGAAAGCTGCTGGCTACCATAAGGTGTTTGATGAAGTGTTTACAAACCCTGCAGCATTCAGCAGTACAGGCTATCTTACTGTACAGAACTTCCATGCTCACCATTGTGTGAGGTGCCCTGAAAACCTTTGCaaaaggaaagttttaaaagaatttcTAGATAAACAGTTGGAGCGAGGAGTAAGTTATACACAAGTTGTGTATATAGGTGATGGTGGGAATGACTTATGTCCGGTAATGTTTTTGAAGAAGGATGATATTGCTATGCCCAGACAGGGATATACCTTGGAGAAAAAGGTTTCTCAACTGGCCAAAGATCTCAGTCCTGTAGAGTGTTCTGTTCTGGTTTGGTCATCAGCTACTGATATTATGTCTTAtctgaaactgattttaaaggaataa